The proteins below are encoded in one region of Ephemeroptericola cinctiostellae:
- the pheT gene encoding phenylalanine--tRNA ligase subunit beta, translated as MQFSEQWLRTWVNPSITTEQLADTLTMGGLEVEECHPAAPAFSGVVVGQIVSMEKHPDADKLNVCQVDAGTGELLQIVCGAPNAAVGIKIPAALIGAELPNDFKIKAAKLRGMASSGMLCSARELGINDEASGLMELPADAPVGASIRDYLNLDDHVFTIKLTPNRADCLSIRGVARDVAAMTGASLQPFTASAVAATIADELPIRIDAPAVCGRFTGRVMTHVNAAAPTPLWMVQRLARAGVRPISALVDITNYVMLHLGQPMHVYDLDAIQGTLHVRMAQAGEKIELLNDQTYEMQDDVLVIADDSGAIGMAGVMGGNSTKAELHTQNIFLEAAFFAPEVIQGKSRRFRFSSDASHRFERGVDFMGQVEALEFATRLVLDVCGGQIGAVSEVVGQLPQREQLNMRVARAQKVIGVAIPADDMAQYLGRLQLDVSRRMDDQQGEILSVTAPSYRFDMAIEEDLIEEVVRLFGYSNIPLKPPVATQTMLHVPESERQADAIRDALVALDYQEVINFSFVDEAVERDFAGANVRPIKLLNPIASSLAVMRTQLVGSLVGNLKTNLARSANRVRVFEFAKVFHRDATVPASENTVPNIAQPLMLAGLAYGSAVPEQWAGADVDVDFYDVKGDIERLFAPQTVRFEAFAHVAAHPGRCAQLLVDGRPVGWLGQMHPRLQQAYDLPKAPMLFEMEAEAVFARRVPVATDVSKLPMVTRDLALIVAREVSAQHIFDAFVKFIALEPTAYIIRDVQLFDVYQGEHVAATEKSMAYRINLQDMSATLQDAQIDALMQAALAHLHSEVGARLR; from the coding sequence ATGCAATTTTCAGAACAATGGTTACGCACTTGGGTGAACCCAAGCATCACGACAGAGCAACTCGCCGACACGCTGACGATGGGTGGTTTGGAGGTGGAAGAATGCCATCCTGCCGCGCCTGCTTTTAGTGGCGTGGTGGTGGGGCAGATTGTGTCGATGGAGAAGCATCCCGATGCAGATAAGCTCAATGTATGTCAGGTGGATGCTGGCACGGGCGAGTTATTGCAAATCGTGTGTGGTGCGCCGAATGCTGCGGTGGGGATTAAGATTCCTGCGGCTCTGATTGGCGCTGAGTTGCCGAATGATTTTAAGATTAAAGCGGCGAAGTTGCGCGGTATGGCGTCGAGCGGTATGTTGTGTTCGGCACGTGAGTTGGGCATCAATGATGAAGCCTCGGGTTTGATGGAGTTGCCTGCGGACGCGCCTGTCGGTGCGAGCATTCGTGACTATTTGAATTTGGACGATCACGTGTTCACCATTAAACTCACGCCCAACCGTGCGGATTGTTTGAGTATTCGCGGTGTGGCGCGTGATGTGGCGGCGATGACGGGTGCGTCTTTGCAGCCGTTTACAGCATCTGCGGTGGCGGCAACGATTGCGGATGAATTGCCGATTCGCATTGATGCGCCTGCTGTGTGTGGTCGTTTTACGGGGCGCGTGATGACTCATGTCAATGCGGCTGCGCCGACACCGTTGTGGATGGTGCAGCGTTTGGCGCGCGCGGGCGTGCGACCGATTTCGGCTTTGGTCGACATCACCAATTATGTGATGCTGCATTTGGGACAACCGATGCATGTGTATGATTTGGATGCAATTCAAGGCACACTGCATGTGCGTATGGCGCAGGCGGGTGAAAAAATTGAGTTGCTCAATGATCAAACATACGAGATGCAAGACGACGTGCTGGTGATTGCCGATGATTCAGGTGCAATTGGTATGGCGGGTGTCATGGGGGGAAATTCAACCAAGGCGGAGTTGCATACGCAAAACATTTTCTTGGAAGCCGCATTTTTTGCGCCTGAGGTGATTCAAGGTAAATCACGCCGCTTCCGTTTCAGTTCTGATGCGTCACACCGTTTTGAACGCGGGGTTGATTTCATGGGACAAGTGGAGGCCTTGGAGTTTGCCACTCGCTTAGTGCTTGATGTTTGTGGCGGTCAAATCGGGGCTGTGTCTGAAGTGGTGGGTCAATTGCCGCAGCGCGAACAGTTGAACATGCGCGTGGCGCGTGCGCAAAAAGTCATTGGTGTGGCGATTCCAGCGGATGACATGGCGCAGTATTTAGGCCGTTTGCAGCTGGATGTGAGCCGTCGCATGGATGATCAACAAGGTGAAATCCTCAGCGTGACGGCACCCAGTTATCGTTTTGACATGGCGATTGAAGAGGATTTGATCGAGGAAGTGGTGCGTTTGTTTGGTTACAGTAACATCCCACTCAAACCGCCTGTGGCGACCCAAACCATGTTGCATGTTCCAGAGTCTGAGCGTCAAGCCGATGCGATTCGTGATGCTTTGGTTGCTTTGGATTACCAAGAAGTGATTAACTTTAGTTTCGTTGATGAGGCGGTGGAGCGTGATTTTGCGGGTGCAAATGTGCGACCGATTAAATTATTGAACCCAATCGCTTCATCGCTTGCCGTGATGCGCACGCAGCTGGTTGGTTCTTTGGTTGGGAATTTAAAAACCAATCTTGCACGCAGTGCCAATCGGGTGCGCGTCTTTGAGTTTGCCAAAGTGTTTCATCGCGATGCGACCGTTCCGGCCTCAGAAAATACAGTACCCAACATTGCCCAACCTTTGATGCTGGCCGGTTTGGCCTATGGTTCTGCCGTACCAGAACAATGGGCGGGTGCGGATGTTGATGTTGACTTCTATGATGTCAAAGGCGACATTGAACGTCTTTTTGCACCACAAACAGTGCGTTTCGAAGCTTTTGCACATGTGGCCGCACACCCAGGGCGTTGCGCGCAGTTACTGGTGGACGGGCGACCTGTGGGCTGGTTGGGACAAATGCACCCCCGTTTACAACAAGCATATGATCTGCCCAAGGCGCCGATGTTATTTGAAATGGAGGCCGAAGCGGTGTTTGCCCGTCGTGTGCCTGTGGCCACAGATGTCTCAAAACTGCCCATGGTGACCCGTGATTTGGCTTTAATTGTGGCACGTGAGGTCAGTGCACAGCACATTTTTGATGCTTTTGTAAAATTTATTGCCTTAGAACCAACGGCTTACATTATTCGTGATGTACAATTGTTTGACGTTTATCAGGGTGAGCATGTGGCTGCCACCGAAAAGAGCATGGCCTATCGTATCAATTTGCAAGACATGAGCGCCACTTTGCAGGATGCACAGATTGATGCTTTGATGCAAGCGGCGCTTGCGCATTTGCATTCTGAAGTGGGCGCACGATTGAGATAA
- the rpmI gene encoding 50S ribosomal protein L35: MPKMKTKKSASKRFVVRPGGTVKRGHAFKRHILTKKTTKTKRQLRGATSVSAADLPAVKSLLPYA; the protein is encoded by the coding sequence ATGCCTAAAATGAAGACCAAAAAAAGCGCGTCAAAACGCTTTGTGGTGCGTCCAGGCGGGACTGTTAAACGCGGTCACGCTTTCAAACGTCATATTTTGACTAAGAAGACCACCAAAACCAAACGCCAATTGCGTGGTGCGACGAGTGTCTCTGCTGCTGATTTACCAGCAGTGAAGTCTTTGTTACCTTACGCGTAA
- the infC gene encoding translation initiation factor IF-3 — MQHRINGEITAREIRLIGVDGEPIGITPTREAMRMAEEIDTDLVEISPNAEPPVCRLMDYGKFKFQEQKKAAEARAKQKVIQIKEIKFRPGTDENDYNVKLRNIKRFLEDGDKVKITLRFRGREMAHQEIGMQQLIRVRDELAEISQVESMPKLEGRQMIMLLAPPRKK, encoded by the coding sequence ATGCAACATCGCATCAACGGTGAAATCACTGCACGCGAAATTCGCCTGATTGGCGTGGACGGTGAACCCATCGGCATCACCCCAACTCGTGAAGCAATGCGCATGGCAGAGGAAATTGACACCGATTTGGTTGAAATTTCCCCCAATGCTGAGCCGCCCGTATGCCGTTTGATGGATTACGGCAAATTCAAGTTTCAAGAGCAAAAGAAAGCCGCTGAGGCTCGCGCCAAACAAAAAGTCATCCAAATCAAGGAAATTAAGTTCCGTCCGGGTACAGATGAAAATGATTACAACGTCAAGTTGCGTAACATCAAACGTTTCCTTGAAGATGGCGATAAAGTAAAAATTACTTTGCGCTTCCGTGGTCGTGAAATGGCTCACCAAGAGATTGGTATGCAACAATTGATTCGTGTGCGTGATGAGTTGGCTGAGATTTCTCAAGTGGAATCAATGCCTAAGCTTGAAGGTCGCCAGATGATCATGTTATTGGCGCCACCACGAAAAAAATAA
- the rplT gene encoding 50S ribosomal protein L20 has product MPRVKRGVTARARHKKVIALAKGYRGRRKNVYRVAKQAVMKAGQYAYRDRRNKKRVFRALWIARINAAARQNEMTYSKFMNGLKKASIEIDRKVLADLAVFDKPAFAAIVAKAKEALA; this is encoded by the coding sequence ATGCCTAGAGTAAAACGTGGGGTCACCGCAAGAGCCCGTCATAAGAAAGTCATCGCCCTCGCAAAAGGTTATCGTGGTCGTCGTAAGAACGTCTATCGTGTCGCTAAACAAGCGGTCATGAAAGCCGGTCAGTACGCTTACCGTGATCGTCGCAACAAAAAGCGCGTATTCCGTGCTTTGTGGATTGCGCGTATCAATGCAGCCGCTCGTCAAAACGAAATGACTTACAGCAAATTCATGAATGGCTTGAAAAAAGCATCGATTGAAATTGACCGTAAAGTCCTCGCTGACTTGGCCGTGTTTGATAAACCAGCCTTTGCAGCGATTGTTGCAAAAGCGAAAGAAGCGTTGGCATAA
- the pheS gene encoding phenylalanine--tRNA ligase subunit alpha — protein sequence MSDLNHIVDDARVAFASATRPADLENEKAKFLGKDGALTKELKALGALPVEEKKIRGAAVNQVRQQVEALLNEARNALAEAALNQKLATEQLDVTLPGRGLAAGGIHPVTRVTRRVAAIFRSMGFEVADGPEIENDWYNFTSLNSPENHPARSMQDTFYVEDKDEHGRPLVLRTHTSPMQVRYARQHTPPIKVIAPGRTYRVDSDATHSPMFHQVEGLWIDKAISFADLKGVYTTFLMRFFEDDNIQLRFRPSYFPFTEPSVEIDMAFGSGPNAGKWLEISGAGQVHPTVIRNFGLDPEEYMGFAFGSGLERLAMLRYGVNDLRLFFENDLRFLGQFK from the coding sequence ATGAGTGATTTAAACCACATCGTTGACGACGCGCGTGTCGCTTTCGCCAGCGCCACCCGTCCAGCCGATTTAGAAAATGAAAAAGCCAAGTTTTTGGGCAAAGACGGTGCTTTGACCAAAGAACTGAAAGCATTGGGTGCTTTGCCCGTCGAAGAGAAAAAAATCCGTGGTGCGGCTGTCAATCAAGTCCGTCAGCAGGTTGAAGCATTGCTGAATGAAGCACGCAATGCCTTGGCTGAAGCCGCCTTGAATCAAAAACTCGCCACAGAGCAATTGGACGTGACTTTGCCGGGTCGCGGTTTGGCTGCGGGTGGCATTCACCCCGTCACGCGCGTGACACGCCGCGTCGCTGCAATTTTTCGTTCAATGGGATTTGAAGTGGCCGATGGCCCAGAAATTGAAAATGACTGGTATAACTTCACTTCATTGAACAGCCCTGAGAATCATCCCGCGCGTTCAATGCAAGATACTTTTTATGTTGAAGACAAAGATGAGCACGGTCGCCCACTGGTTCTGCGCACGCACACCAGCCCGATGCAGGTACGCTACGCACGTCAACACACGCCACCGATTAAAGTCATCGCCCCTGGTCGTACCTACCGCGTCGATTCAGATGCCACCCATTCGCCGATGTTTCATCAGGTTGAAGGCTTGTGGATTGACAAAGCCATTAGTTTTGCTGACCTGAAAGGCGTGTACACCACATTCCTGATGCGTTTTTTTGAAGACGACAACATCCAGCTGCGCTTCCGCCCCTCGTATTTCCCGTTCACCGAACCGTCGGTTGAAATTGACATGGCGTTTGGTAGCGGGCCGAATGCAGGTAAATGGCTTGAGATTTCAGGCGCAGGGCAAGTGCACCCGACGGTGATTCGTAATTTTGGCCTCGACCCCGAAGAATACATGGGCTTTGCCTTTGGTTCGGGCTTGGAACGATTGGCGATGTTGCGCTATGGCGTGAACGATTTGCGTCTGTTCTTTGAAAATGATTTGCGGTTTTTGGGGCAGTTTAAGTAA
- a CDS encoding integration host factor subunit alpha, with product MIDNGGSFTLTKAELAELLFAQVGLNKREAKEMVEAFFEEIRNSLEEGELVKLSGFGNFSVRDKASRPGRNPKTGEMVPIAARRVVTFHASQKFKNAVEGIVDAQPSVSLTA from the coding sequence ATGATTGACAATGGTGGCTCATTCACCTTAACCAAAGCAGAACTGGCTGAATTGTTATTTGCCCAAGTCGGACTGAATAAACGCGAAGCCAAAGAAATGGTAGAGGCATTTTTTGAAGAAATCCGCAATTCATTGGAAGAAGGTGAATTGGTTAAATTATCAGGTTTTGGCAATTTTTCGGTGCGTGATAAAGCATCGCGTCCAGGACGAAACCCAAAAACAGGTGAAATGGTACCGATTGCGGCTCGCCGTGTCGTGACCTTTCATGCCAGTCAGAAATTTAAAAATGCTGTCGAAGGCATTGTTGACGCCCAACCTTCGGTCAGCTTGACCGCGTGA